Proteins from a genomic interval of Streptomyces fodineus:
- a CDS encoding glycoside hydrolase family 18 chitinase: MRFRHRAAAGFATLLLPLAGLVGLASPAQAAAGATASFTKTSDWGTGFGGQWTIKNTGTSSISSWTVEWDFPSGTSVTSAWDADVTSSGTHWTAKNKSYNGTLAPGASVSFGFNGAGGGSPSNCKLNGDSCDGTTVPGDSAPSAPGTPAASNITDTSVKLSWGAATDDKGVKNYDVLRDGKVVGTVTTTSYTDSGLTAGTDYSYTVQARDTADQTGPVSGAVKVHTTGGTTTPPTTGDKVKLGYFTEWGIYGRNYNVKNLVTSGSAAKITHINYAFGNVTGGQCAIGDSYADYDKAFTADQSVSGVADTWDQPLRGNFNQLRELKAKYPNLKVLWSFGGWTWSGGFAQAAANPTAFADSCYKLVKDSRWADVFDGIDIDWEYPNACGLSCDTSGAAAFKNVMAALRAKFGSSALVTAAVTADGSSGGKIEAADYAGAAGYVNWYNVMSYDFFGAWDAQGPTAPHSPLTSYSGIPKAGFDTADAIAKYKSVGVPASKLLIGIGLYGRGWTGVTQDAPGGTATGPAAGTYEQGIEDYKVLKTSCPVTGTIAGTAYAHCGSNWWSYDTPSTIAGKMSWARSQGLGGAFFWEFSGDTSDGELVNAISSNL; this comes from the coding sequence ATGCGCTTCAGACACAGAGCCGCGGCAGGCTTCGCGACCCTGCTGCTCCCCCTGGCCGGCCTCGTCGGTCTCGCGAGCCCCGCCCAGGCCGCGGCGGGCGCGACGGCGAGCTTCACCAAGACCAGCGACTGGGGAACCGGCTTCGGCGGTCAGTGGACCATCAAGAACACCGGTACCTCCAGCATCAGTTCCTGGACCGTCGAGTGGGACTTCCCCTCGGGGACGTCCGTCACCTCCGCCTGGGACGCGGACGTCACCAGCTCCGGCACCCACTGGACCGCCAAGAACAAGTCCTACAACGGCACCCTCGCCCCCGGTGCCTCGGTCTCCTTCGGCTTCAACGGCGCGGGAGGGGGATCGCCGAGCAACTGCAAGCTCAACGGCGACAGCTGTGACGGTACGACCGTCCCGGGCGACTCGGCCCCGAGCGCCCCCGGCACCCCGGCCGCCTCGAACATCACCGACACCTCGGTCAAGCTCTCCTGGGGCGCGGCCACCGACGACAAGGGCGTCAAGAACTACGACGTGCTGCGCGACGGCAAGGTCGTCGGCACCGTGACGACGACGTCGTACACGGACAGCGGCCTGACCGCCGGCACCGACTACTCCTACACCGTGCAGGCCCGCGACACCGCCGACCAGACCGGCCCGGTCAGCGGCGCGGTCAAGGTGCACACCACCGGCGGCACCACCACTCCCCCGACCACCGGCGACAAGGTCAAGCTCGGCTACTTCACCGAGTGGGGCATCTACGGCCGCAACTACAACGTCAAGAACCTGGTGACGTCCGGCTCCGCGGCGAAGATCACGCACATCAACTACGCGTTCGGCAACGTGACAGGCGGCCAGTGCGCGATCGGCGACTCCTACGCCGACTACGACAAGGCCTTCACCGCCGACCAGTCGGTGAGCGGCGTCGCCGACACCTGGGACCAGCCGCTGCGCGGCAACTTCAACCAGCTGCGCGAGCTGAAGGCCAAGTACCCGAACCTCAAGGTGCTGTGGTCCTTCGGCGGCTGGACCTGGTCCGGCGGCTTCGCGCAGGCCGCGGCCAACCCGACCGCCTTCGCGGACTCCTGTTACAAGCTGGTGAAGGACTCGCGCTGGGCCGACGTCTTCGACGGCATCGACATCGACTGGGAGTACCCGAACGCCTGCGGGCTGTCCTGCGACACCAGCGGGGCCGCCGCCTTCAAGAACGTCATGGCCGCGCTGCGCGCCAAGTTCGGCTCCAGCGCCCTGGTCACGGCGGCAGTCACCGCGGACGGCTCCTCCGGCGGCAAGATCGAGGCCGCCGACTACGCGGGCGCCGCAGGCTACGTCAACTGGTACAACGTGATGTCGTACGACTTCTTCGGAGCCTGGGACGCCCAGGGCCCCACCGCCCCGCACTCCCCGCTCACCTCGTACTCCGGCATCCCGAAGGCCGGGTTCGACACAGCCGACGCGATCGCCAAGTACAAGTCCGTCGGCGTCCCCGCGTCCAAGCTGCTCATCGGCATCGGCCTCTACGGCCGCGGCTGGACCGGCGTCACCCAGGACGCCCCGGGCGGCACGGCCACGGGCCCGGCGGCCGGCACGTACGAGCAGGGCATCGAGGACTACAAGGTGCTCAAGACGTCCTGCCCGGTCACCGGCACCATCGCCGGTACGGCGTACGCCCACTGCGGCAGCAACTGGTGGTCGTACGACACCCCGTCGACCATCGCCGGGAAGATGAGCTGGGCCAGGTCCCAGGGCCTGGGCGGTGCGTTCTTCTGGGAGTTCAGCGGCGACACCAGCGACGGTGAGCTGGTGAACGCCATCAGCAGCAACCTGTAG
- a CDS encoding DUF2550 domain-containing protein yields MVLALTVCGIVVALVVAGLFLFGLRRRLIQRSGGTFDCSLRWDVAEKPDASGKGWSYGVARYNGDRIEWYRVFSYAFRPRRTLERAAIEVAGRRLPEGEEELALLSDAVVLACTHRGTRLELAMSEDALTGFLAWLEAAPPGQRVNVA; encoded by the coding sequence ATGGTCCTCGCTCTGACTGTGTGCGGGATCGTGGTCGCGCTCGTGGTGGCGGGACTGTTCCTGTTCGGGCTGCGCCGCAGGCTCATCCAGCGCTCCGGCGGGACCTTCGACTGTTCCCTGCGCTGGGACGTGGCCGAGAAACCGGACGCCAGCGGCAAGGGCTGGTCCTACGGCGTCGCCCGCTACAACGGCGACCGCATCGAGTGGTACCGCGTCTTCTCCTACGCCTTCCGCCCGCGCCGCACTTTGGAGCGCGCCGCCATCGAGGTGGCCGGCCGCCGGCTGCCCGAGGGTGAGGAGGAGCTGGCGCTGCTCTCCGACGCGGTGGTCCTCGCCTGTACCCATCGGGGCACCCGCCTCGAACTCGCCATGAGCGAAGACGCGCTGACCGGATTTCTCGCGTGGCTGGAGGCAGCCCCGCCCGGTCAGCGCGTCAACGTCGCTTAG
- a CDS encoding F0F1 ATP synthase subunit epsilon, protein MAAELHVELVAADRQVWSGEATLVVARTTSGDIGVMPGHQPLLGVLESGPVTIRTSDGGTVVAAVHGGFISFADDKLSLLAEIAELSDEIDVQRTERELERAKAEGDAAAERRADVRLRAAAAR, encoded by the coding sequence TTGGCTGCTGAGCTGCACGTCGAGCTGGTCGCCGCCGACCGCCAGGTCTGGTCCGGTGAGGCCACCCTGGTCGTCGCGCGCACCACGTCCGGCGACATCGGCGTCATGCCCGGTCACCAGCCGCTGCTCGGTGTGCTGGAGTCGGGCCCGGTGACCATCCGTACGAGTGATGGTGGAACGGTCGTCGCCGCGGTGCACGGCGGTTTCATCTCGTTCGCGGACGACAAGCTGTCCCTGCTGGCCGAGATCGCCGAGCTGTCGGACGAGATCGATGTCCAGCGCACGGAGCGGGAACTGGAGCGGGCGAAGGCGGAGGGCGACGCCGCCGCCGAGCGTCGCGCAGACGTCCGCCTGCGTGCGGCGGCGGCGCGCTGA